A stretch of the Duncaniella dubosii genome encodes the following:
- the tnpB gene encoding IS66 family insertion sequence element accessory protein TnpB (TnpB, as the term is used for proteins encoded by IS66 family insertion elements, is considered an accessory protein, since TnpC, encoded by a neighboring gene, is a DDE family transposase.): MWSLEADMRLWVCRQPVSMRYGIRGLAQMVWSWKGHSPASGDVYVFFSKDRKTMKALKWDGDGFLMYTKRLSRGRFREVLKKGDDGVRRLQWDDFYMLMRGLTPVKVMVENRFRMAVK; the protein is encoded by the coding sequence ATGTGGAGTCTTGAGGCGGATATGCGGCTCTGGGTATGCCGGCAGCCGGTATCGATGCGCTACGGCATCCGGGGTCTGGCCCAGATGGTGTGGTCGTGGAAGGGGCATTCTCCGGCATCGGGCGATGTGTATGTGTTTTTCTCAAAGGACCGCAAGACCATGAAGGCGTTGAAATGGGATGGCGACGGATTTTTGATGTACACAAAAAGACTGTCGCGAGGCCGTTTCCGGGAGGTGCTCAAAAAGGGCGATGACGGCGTGCGCAGGCTCCAATGGGACGATTTCTATATGCTGATGAGGGGCCTCACGCCTGTGAAGGTGATGGTCGAAAATCGCTTCAGAATGGCCGTAAAATAA
- the tnpC gene encoding IS66 family transposase — MKKNELIEFLQRQIEFLQGRLDEALASVSSLTLSNEKLQSTNEKLVATVDELRKQMASMEEAMKGKSAELSKEKAARQAVQRLQGSPSERQKKPVTTPATSETRQQKPEKKRTNNGAKRKTHPECEVETIIVEPDSPDFNPEAATFIGECDVVRYVMEPMRFKKIIYKVRKYVQDEKIYKGSAPATPLLNSQYTSSFIAGLAELRYLHCMPLENAVEYFRAHGFDLDKGTAQKLVSKVRVHLENLYKALGQAIVADNYICGDETYQKVRLQVATPSGRKIKKGYIWVFVGMTTGLVYFFYDDGSRSAEVFEQHIKGFNGAFQCDYYSGYRHIGIGGMSGIKRLPCLQHIKRKFLDLKDNPKAQEIAKLFGLLYHFEHQHRIGKDGWTAGKHLEWRQRYSKVMLEKIRMRLTAVKDRIGVPPDDPLLAATEHALKQWDEIPRIFASPTYRLDNNEVERINRYISLTRRRLTIGSHSGAEAAALYHSLAITCHRCGVNVFDYFCDIIDRCAAWPPNTPIEKYRDLLPDRWKLSQK; from the coding sequence ATGAAAAAGAACGAGTTGATAGAGTTTCTGCAACGTCAGATCGAGTTCCTTCAAGGGCGGCTCGACGAGGCGTTGGCCTCTGTCAGCTCGCTTACTTTATCCAATGAAAAGCTGCAGTCGACCAACGAGAAGCTTGTGGCGACTGTAGATGAACTGCGCAAGCAAATGGCCTCAATGGAGGAGGCTATGAAAGGCAAAAGTGCGGAACTGAGCAAAGAGAAAGCCGCGCGTCAGGCAGTGCAGCGTCTGCAGGGCTCGCCGTCGGAGCGTCAGAAGAAACCGGTGACGACTCCTGCCACATCCGAAACTCGACAGCAGAAGCCAGAGAAGAAACGTACCAACAACGGCGCCAAAAGGAAGACGCATCCGGAGTGTGAGGTGGAGACCATTATAGTGGAGCCTGACAGTCCGGACTTCAATCCCGAGGCGGCGACGTTTATCGGCGAGTGCGATGTCGTGCGCTACGTCATGGAGCCGATGCGCTTCAAAAAAATTATCTACAAGGTCAGAAAATACGTGCAGGACGAGAAAATATACAAAGGTTCCGCACCCGCCACACCGCTGCTTAACTCGCAGTATACATCTTCCTTCATAGCCGGACTCGCCGAGCTACGCTATCTCCACTGCATGCCACTTGAAAATGCTGTCGAATACTTCCGTGCCCACGGCTTCGACCTTGACAAAGGCACCGCACAGAAGCTCGTAAGTAAGGTAAGGGTACATCTGGAAAATCTATACAAGGCGCTGGGTCAGGCAATAGTCGCGGACAATTATATCTGCGGTGACGAGACCTATCAGAAAGTGCGGCTGCAGGTGGCAACTCCTTCGGGAAGAAAGATCAAGAAAGGCTACATATGGGTGTTCGTCGGCATGACAACCGGGCTTGTGTACTTCTTCTATGACGACGGCTCCCGCTCGGCCGAAGTCTTCGAGCAACACATAAAAGGCTTCAACGGAGCCTTCCAGTGCGACTATTACTCGGGATACCGGCATATCGGAATCGGTGGGATGAGCGGGATAAAACGCTTGCCATGCCTGCAGCACATCAAGCGAAAGTTTCTCGATCTGAAAGACAATCCAAAGGCGCAGGAAATAGCAAAGCTCTTCGGACTCCTTTACCACTTCGAGCATCAGCACCGCATAGGCAAAGACGGATGGACGGCGGGAAAGCACCTTGAGTGGAGACAACGATACTCCAAGGTGATGCTCGAGAAAATCCGCATGAGACTGACAGCAGTCAAAGACCGCATCGGCGTGCCACCCGACGACCCGCTGCTCGCCGCCACCGAACATGCACTCAAACAATGGGACGAGATACCACGCATCTTTGCCTCACCCACCTACAGACTCGACAACAACGAAGTCGAGCGAATCAACCGCTACATATCCCTGACCCGTCGCCGACTTACAATCGGCTCCCACTCCGGAGCCGAAGCCGCCGCCCTGTACCACTCTCTTGCGATCACCTGCCACCGCTGCGGAGTCAACGTCTTCGACTACTTCTGCGACATAATCGACCGATGTGCCGCATGGCCGCCAAACACCCCGATCGAAAAATACCGCGACCTGCTTCCCGACCGCTGGAAACTCTCACAAAAATAG
- the brxL gene encoding BREX system Lon protease-like protein BrxL, protein MSEIGDKIRLVFRESTVYKNPANNEVFVGRNLPSFVKDYLIATHIDQNGKLRRDALVRFLDEHIPLNPNAIRSRLMQGDVITLLTRFEISTNIAKNKTQFQIPEMGIKMADTEIPQHIVDQNPDDLIDGEKWGIIKLVYIPPQDKERGYIEMSKYKPFRPLERLDLNSFRECRKKFTTDEWIDVLISAMEYTPSAFSGKTQKLEFLARLLPFIEPRLNLIELAPKGTGKSYVFGNLSKFVWLIGGGKVSRAKLFYDKSRKTPGIMLHHDLVALDEIQSITFTDTMEMRSILKNYLEYGKTNVDNYEFMSECGLILLGNIPLSEDGFPMSDNYVEELPEAFKESALLDRFHGFIEGWLLPRITNDMALRDWTLNVEFFSEVLHQLRTATEYATIVNQSIAVPEGADMRHLKAVKRIASAYLKLLFPHVLNKEDMDIAEFYTYCLKPAVHRRDIIRRQCANIDRESSFSKPMPIFELK, encoded by the coding sequence ATGAGTGAAATTGGTGATAAAATCAGGCTGGTTTTCAGAGAATCTACTGTCTATAAGAATCCAGCCAACAATGAAGTATTCGTTGGCCGTAATCTGCCATCATTTGTCAAGGACTATCTGATAGCCACGCATATTGATCAGAACGGCAAACTACGTCGTGATGCTCTTGTTAGATTCCTCGATGAACACATACCTCTTAATCCTAATGCTATTCGCAGCCGCCTCATGCAAGGCGATGTTATTACTCTACTTACTCGTTTTGAGATAAGCACAAACATCGCCAAAAACAAGACACAGTTCCAAATTCCGGAAATGGGTATAAAGATGGCGGATACGGAAATACCACAGCATATCGTAGACCAAAATCCCGATGATTTGATTGACGGAGAAAAGTGGGGAATTATCAAACTTGTTTATATTCCACCGCAAGATAAGGAGAGGGGGTATATTGAAATGTCGAAATATAAGCCTTTCCGTCCACTCGAACGTCTCGATCTCAATTCGTTCAGAGAGTGCCGTAAGAAATTTACAACCGATGAATGGATTGATGTGCTTATTTCGGCTATGGAGTACACCCCGTCAGCCTTTTCGGGCAAAACTCAAAAACTGGAGTTTCTGGCTCGTTTACTACCGTTCATCGAGCCTCGTCTAAACCTGATTGAACTGGCACCCAAGGGCACTGGTAAATCCTATGTTTTCGGCAATTTGTCAAAGTTCGTTTGGCTCATTGGCGGGGGGAAAGTTTCCCGTGCCAAGCTCTTTTATGACAAATCACGCAAGACACCTGGAATTATGCTCCATCATGACCTTGTAGCACTTGATGAGATTCAGTCTATTACTTTCACTGATACCATGGAGATGCGTTCTATCCTTAAAAACTATCTCGAATATGGTAAGACCAACGTTGATAATTACGAATTTATGTCTGAGTGTGGCCTGATTCTTCTTGGTAATATACCCTTATCAGAAGATGGTTTCCCAATGTCCGATAACTATGTAGAAGAACTTCCAGAAGCCTTTAAAGAGTCTGCTCTTCTCGACCGGTTCCACGGATTTATAGAAGGTTGGTTACTTCCACGCATTACCAATGACATGGCACTACGCGACTGGACTTTGAACGTAGAATTCTTCTCGGAGGTCCTACACCAACTCAGAACTGCAACGGAATATGCTACAATTGTAAATCAATCTATCGCAGTTCCGGAGGGGGCAGATATGCGCCATCTGAAAGCCGTAAAGCGTATTGCCTCAGCCTATCTGAAGCTGCTGTTTCCACACGTTCTCAACAAGGAGGATATGGATATTGCTGAGTTTTATACATATTGTTTGAAACCGGCTGTTCATCGTAGAGATATTATTCGTCGTCAATGTGCTAACATCGACCGTGAAAGTTCTTTCTCCAAACCCATGCCAATATTTGAATTAAAGTAA
- the pglZ gene encoding BREX-4 system phosphatase PglZ: MDATDKVIAFHSLDDLKEAISVDVKSYDVLAQRYCVRFIMLNNFDAFRELTKFLVLELGVEKFDLEKLAFGPDKTIDIDTLSDAVRNLKVSSIVTPFSELARFFKEDEFKGFFNDIILSEDIAHPQKRIYIPIIGLHNRFTDFLKSFGRIEESAPIWQYYTPKDDKVMVYVSKFKNYTIPDKLNICSLPTMRDWLSFWKKQAPKDKILCGASPILNRWPNAKPDSIFTFQSVDNSHKFITDFLEISLPIEYKESELEYWDAMLQNIGKKAAQLFDFPSYVEDLFNRKTITANDILLLWAKNETLAYERWLLKAYALAYKGDELSGYMCDVLHEIDDFKIANTLFVNLTERIFYMTNAERLQNFDSRKYIMQSQCELFRTLVPEEHQLWVKNHIIEIAQKDDSLSQAKRLCTSIFDFEKILFLGWYVLMAEKDFGLSHLKEFYPDLAGYLTAYESVATKVTASWAADYLERFRRAKIVDNYTEELKEIVEERNASAESFYNWYYSFQNSHDLLNEIQNSQVYPIDKIYWVDGLGAEFIPFIHYLLENSQSNYEAILSQIARTTIPSNTHLNSFDVGNHLIFKLNALDELAHEGHYQKYTTLVAELETVKAVIYKILDDNKVGKHTIAIVSDHGLSSMSRKCDSLKIDSKTKHEGRYVPLADDCTMVSDIDFVVHENERDHKKYKVALRHQSLGVKPTHEVHGGATPEEVLVPFIVISNDDASKSLKYTIVPVEAKVPISDRKVVFKIIPEPQSSKAIFNGQEITLIRHGMQWEGIIPNATEGKHHITVIPFRGKPVQLEIEFFGMGFSSGLDLDDF, translated from the coding sequence ATGGATGCAACCGACAAAGTAATAGCATTTCACTCGCTTGATGACCTTAAGGAGGCCATTAGCGTTGACGTAAAGTCATATGATGTGCTAGCGCAACGATATTGTGTACGCTTCATTATGTTGAATAACTTTGATGCTTTTCGAGAACTAACCAAGTTTCTTGTTTTGGAACTTGGTGTGGAAAAGTTCGATCTTGAAAAGCTTGCGTTTGGCCCGGACAAAACCATTGACATCGACACTCTGAGCGATGCCGTACGGAACTTGAAGGTCTCTAGCATCGTAACACCCTTCTCTGAACTTGCTCGATTTTTCAAAGAGGACGAGTTCAAGGGTTTCTTTAATGATATTATCTTATCTGAAGATATTGCACATCCTCAAAAGCGAATTTATATTCCCATCATCGGGCTGCATAACCGGTTTACAGACTTCCTCAAATCCTTTGGACGCATTGAAGAGAGCGCCCCCATTTGGCAATATTATACGCCTAAGGACGATAAGGTAATGGTATACGTCTCAAAATTCAAAAACTATACTATTCCTGACAAGCTTAATATTTGCTCACTGCCTACCATGCGTGATTGGCTTAGTTTCTGGAAGAAACAGGCACCTAAAGATAAAATCTTGTGTGGTGCATCACCAATTCTAAACCGCTGGCCGAATGCTAAGCCGGACTCAATATTCACATTCCAGTCTGTAGATAACTCGCATAAGTTTATAACCGACTTCCTTGAAATATCATTACCCATAGAATATAAGGAATCAGAATTGGAATATTGGGACGCAATGCTTCAAAACATCGGCAAGAAGGCCGCTCAGCTGTTCGACTTTCCGAGCTATGTTGAAGACCTATTTAATCGAAAAACGATAACTGCAAACGATATTCTTTTGCTTTGGGCAAAAAATGAAACACTGGCTTATGAGCGTTGGCTTCTTAAAGCTTACGCACTTGCTTACAAAGGGGATGAACTGTCGGGTTATATGTGCGATGTCCTTCATGAGATCGACGACTTTAAGATTGCTAACACATTGTTTGTCAATCTTACCGAGCGGATATTCTATATGACTAATGCGGAACGTCTTCAAAACTTCGACAGCCGCAAATATATTATGCAGTCTCAGTGCGAATTGTTCCGCACACTTGTTCCTGAGGAACATCAGTTATGGGTCAAGAATCATATCATTGAAATAGCTCAAAAGGACGATAGCCTTTCTCAAGCAAAACGACTTTGTACTTCCATCTTTGACTTTGAGAAAATCTTGTTCCTCGGCTGGTATGTTCTTATGGCAGAGAAAGACTTCGGTCTTTCACACCTTAAAGAATTTTATCCTGACCTTGCCGGGTACCTTACTGCGTATGAATCTGTTGCGACCAAAGTTACAGCCTCGTGGGCAGCTGATTATCTAGAACGATTCCGTAGGGCAAAGATAGTTGATAATTACACCGAAGAACTCAAGGAAATTGTAGAGGAACGCAACGCGAGTGCTGAATCTTTTTATAATTGGTACTACTCGTTCCAGAATAGTCACGATTTGCTGAATGAAATTCAGAATAGTCAAGTTTACCCCATAGACAAAATCTATTGGGTGGACGGCCTCGGCGCAGAATTTATTCCATTCATTCACTACCTGCTTGAAAACTCACAGAGCAATTATGAAGCCATACTTTCGCAAATCGCTCGCACAACTATTCCATCGAACACGCATCTTAACTCATTTGATGTTGGCAACCATCTCATCTTTAAACTCAATGCGCTTGACGAACTGGCACACGAAGGCCACTATCAAAAATATACGACCCTAGTTGCAGAGCTGGAAACTGTTAAAGCAGTTATCTACAAAATTCTTGACGATAATAAAGTCGGTAAACACACAATCGCCATCGTGTCGGATCATGGACTTAGCTCCATGTCCCGCAAGTGCGACTCATTGAAGATTGATTCCAAAACAAAGCATGAAGGCCGATATGTCCCCCTTGCAGATGATTGTACGATGGTCAGCGACATTGATTTCGTAGTTCACGAAAATGAACGCGACCATAAGAAATATAAAGTCGCTCTCAGACATCAGTCGCTTGGTGTCAAACCGACACACGAGGTACATGGCGGTGCCACGCCTGAAGAAGTGCTTGTCCCATTCATTGTTATTTCCAATGATGATGCCTCGAAATCTCTCAAATACACGATTGTACCAGTCGAGGCTAAGGTGCCCATTTCTGACAGGAAGGTCGTATTTAAGATTATTCCTGAGCCTCAGTCATCCAAGGCCATATTCAATGGTCAAGAGATAACTCTTATTCGCCATGGTATGCAATGGGAGGGTATCATCCCCAATGCAACCGAGGGCAAACATCACATCACGGTTATTCCTTTCAGAGGGAAACCTGTACAATTGGAAATTGAATTCTTTGGTATGGGCTTTAGCTCAGGCCTTGATTTAGATGACTTTTAA
- a CDS encoding IS4 family transposase gives MPKSSHFSGQPLYGQVIKLLDKSKILQFSREYGGERYTKRFNCWIHLVVMLYAVIMRFDSLREITASLLAETRKLSHIGITFKIGRSTLADANKRRPEAIFEAIYRDLYATYRHVLSSDSHSRKTPKWMKRLQIIDSTTITLFSNLLFKGVGRHPKTGKKKGGIKVHTVIHANEGVPSDIKFTSAATNDSFMLKPTTLSKGDIMAMDRAYIDYEKFQQLTERGVTYVTKMKKNLKYSILSDTMYQTPDGLMEVRIQQVEFVKQVKGGEVIRHKSRIITYVDVKKRKLISLLTNDMESDPEEIIAIYRQRWEIELLFKQMKQNFPLKYFYGESANAIKIQIWITLIANLLLMVMQKGLKRQWSFSGLATMVRITLMYYVDFNSLFNNPEKEWEIILSEASGAPPEPSLFD, from the coding sequence ATGCCCAAAAGTAGTCATTTTAGCGGACAGCCGCTCTATGGTCAGGTAATAAAACTGCTTGACAAGTCGAAAATTCTTCAGTTTAGCCGCGAATACGGAGGAGAGAGATATACCAAACGGTTTAACTGCTGGATTCATCTGGTGGTAATGCTCTATGCGGTGATAATGCGATTCGACTCATTGCGTGAGATAACAGCCAGTTTGCTTGCCGAGACGCGTAAACTGTCTCATATAGGTATTACATTCAAAATCGGGCGCAGCACACTCGCGGATGCCAACAAGAGGCGCCCCGAAGCTATATTTGAGGCTATATATCGCGATTTATATGCCACTTACCGCCACGTTCTTTCCTCGGACAGCCACAGCCGCAAGACTCCAAAATGGATGAAACGGCTGCAGATTATCGACTCCACGACTATTACTCTGTTCTCCAACCTGCTGTTCAAGGGAGTCGGACGCCATCCAAAGACCGGAAAAAAGAAAGGCGGAATCAAGGTTCATACCGTCATACATGCCAACGAAGGTGTGCCGTCGGATATAAAGTTCACATCAGCGGCTACAAACGACTCATTCATGCTCAAGCCAACAACATTGAGTAAAGGCGACATAATGGCAATGGACCGCGCATACATCGACTATGAGAAGTTCCAACAACTGACGGAGCGTGGCGTAACATACGTCACCAAGATGAAGAAGAACCTGAAATACAGCATATTGTCGGACACTATGTATCAGACTCCTGACGGACTGATGGAGGTCAGGATACAGCAAGTGGAGTTTGTAAAGCAGGTTAAAGGCGGAGAGGTCATTCGACATAAATCACGCATAATCACTTATGTGGATGTCAAGAAGCGCAAACTGATATCGCTGCTGACCAACGATATGGAGTCCGACCCGGAGGAAATCATCGCGATATACCGACAGAGATGGGAAATTGAGCTGCTGTTCAAGCAGATGAAACAAAACTTTCCACTTAAATACTTCTATGGCGAGAGCGCCAATGCCATCAAGATCCAGATCTGGATCACACTAATCGCCAATCTACTGCTGATGGTTATGCAGAAGGGGCTGAAACGCCAGTGGAGCTTCTCCGGGCTGGCAACAATGGTCAGAATTACCCTGATGTACTACGTTGACTTCAACAGCCTGTTTAACAACCCGGAAAAAGAGTGGGAAATCATCCTTTCCGAGGCCTCCGGAGCGCCTCCCGAACCGTCATTGTTTGACTGA
- a CDS encoding phosphoadenosine phosphosulfate reductase domain-containing protein, translating to MFKVIWDKENNGVRLTMAPPSGEALNVCPRPVFWEELDFLGLDQIGWRYPHCEEPLLWACDRRYFYKGEMVLETNGGDLFESHIFTFVANTQLDIEPVNMSALNKANEDPLFLIEHEAMEFIDGEYRKYKAAEKAKEVNPDFDFQELASKLSKRTKTEYAVVKESCDSFDVMPIQDIEKLGKSALLKSKIDIFVCSFSGGKDSQVILDLVTRVIPSEDLVVIYSDTGYELPPSLDLYDEVKDFYHEKYPNLRFYVSKNHQELMLYWDRMGAPSRVLRWCCSIMKSAPLARLLKEICGGDKQPSAILFDGVRNEESVNRANRSRIGKNAKHNNIINVSPIISWNATETYLYILLKGLPFNSAYRLGFSRVGCVICPYSSKWSENIASKVYPNSIQPFINSIRLSLEKSKVHGIDNYIKLGKWKERAGGRTVECHSDISFIEEGQDFKATISNPREDILTWFGVLGEIQGNFENDFFSGTLKYRKKMVNFKITYGSQNISIIEVNGTENDVVFMSHIKRVLYKATYCIHCEVCEVECPTGALSVVPTVKIDKNKCIHCLKCIEFDGKGCLSASSVSISSGEKINKMQSVKSGINRYNDGMGLREIWLKKYFATYETFFDNDNHGLNPRYQIPPFTNWIREAGILNQSDKFISPIGKRMADTFADNANTVWDIIWVNLTENSEIARWFSSTVPYDRNITKQELEIMIQDSYPDLKDRTLKNPLNSLLNTFKESPLGSAIAIPTTVDRKPGVIRKAHNDLSLVATAYSLYRYAEKNGRYLLTVSEFYNPGQTEGIVRQFGIEREDFEATLRSLEQEQNQVLRAELKMGLDNIILREDLTSEDIIKLMLK from the coding sequence ATGTTTAAGGTTATATGGGATAAAGAAAATAATGGAGTTCGTCTAACGATGGCACCACCGTCTGGTGAGGCTCTAAATGTTTGTCCACGTCCCGTGTTTTGGGAAGAACTTGACTTTCTTGGACTCGACCAAATAGGTTGGAGGTATCCTCATTGTGAAGAACCTCTTTTATGGGCTTGTGATCGTCGCTATTTCTATAAAGGTGAAATGGTTCTCGAAACCAATGGAGGAGACCTGTTTGAATCACATATTTTTACTTTTGTTGCCAACACTCAACTTGATATAGAGCCTGTCAATATGTCGGCTTTGAATAAAGCCAATGAAGATCCCCTTTTCCTTATCGAACATGAAGCGATGGAATTTATTGATGGGGAGTATCGTAAATATAAGGCTGCAGAGAAAGCAAAAGAAGTAAATCCTGATTTTGATTTCCAGGAATTAGCTTCAAAGTTATCTAAAAGAACTAAAACAGAATACGCTGTGGTAAAAGAGTCTTGCGATAGCTTTGACGTTATGCCTATTCAGGACATAGAGAAACTTGGAAAATCAGCCTTACTAAAGAGTAAAATAGACATCTTCGTTTGCTCCTTCTCTGGAGGTAAAGATTCACAAGTAATTCTAGACCTTGTTACAAGAGTAATTCCCAGTGAAGATTTGGTCGTTATCTATTCAGACACTGGTTATGAATTACCTCCTTCGCTTGATTTATACGATGAGGTGAAGGATTTTTATCATGAGAAGTATCCCAATTTACGTTTCTACGTATCTAAGAACCATCAAGAGTTGATGTTGTATTGGGATAGGATGGGGGCACCAAGCCGTGTTTTACGCTGGTGTTGTAGCATTATGAAGTCTGCTCCATTAGCTCGCCTTCTGAAAGAAATTTGCGGTGGAGATAAACAGCCTTCTGCAATACTTTTTGATGGGGTTCGTAACGAAGAAAGTGTTAACAGAGCTAACAGAAGCAGAATTGGCAAAAATGCAAAGCATAATAATATCATTAATGTTAGCCCAATTATATCATGGAATGCCACAGAAACGTATCTGTATATACTCCTTAAAGGACTTCCGTTTAACTCTGCTTATCGTTTAGGGTTTTCAAGAGTTGGCTGTGTTATTTGTCCTTATTCGTCAAAATGGAGCGAGAATATAGCATCCAAAGTATATCCGAACTCTATTCAGCCCTTTATTAATAGTATTCGTTTGTCATTAGAAAAGTCTAAAGTACATGGCATTGACAACTATATCAAGCTGGGTAAATGGAAAGAAAGAGCTGGCGGTCGTACAGTTGAATGCCACTCTGATATTTCGTTCATAGAAGAAGGACAGGACTTTAAAGCAACTATTTCCAATCCCAGAGAAGATATTTTAACTTGGTTTGGAGTATTGGGTGAAATTCAAGGAAACTTTGAAAATGATTTTTTTTCTGGGACTCTCAAATACAGAAAAAAAATGGTTAACTTCAAAATAACCTATGGTTCGCAAAATATTTCAATCATCGAAGTGAATGGAACGGAGAACGATGTTGTATTTATGAGTCACATAAAAAGGGTGCTCTATAAAGCAACTTATTGCATCCATTGCGAAGTTTGCGAAGTTGAGTGCCCGACTGGGGCTCTCTCTGTTGTTCCAACAGTTAAAATTGACAAAAACAAATGTATACATTGCTTGAAATGTATCGAGTTTGATGGCAAGGGTTGCCTTTCCGCAAGTTCGGTCAGCATCTCGAGCGGAGAAAAAATAAATAAAATGCAATCCGTTAAATCAGGTATTAATCGCTACAACGATGGCATGGGCCTTCGTGAAATATGGCTAAAAAAATATTTTGCCACATATGAGACTTTTTTTGACAACGATAACCATGGTCTAAATCCACGTTATCAGATTCCTCCTTTCACAAACTGGATTCGTGAAGCAGGGATTCTCAACCAATCAGACAAATTTATTTCTCCGATTGGCAAAAGAATGGCTGACACTTTTGCAGACAATGCCAATACTGTATGGGATATTATCTGGGTTAACCTTACAGAAAACTCAGAAATCGCAAGATGGTTCTCATCAACAGTTCCTTACGATCGTAACATCACAAAGCAGGAACTTGAAATTATGATTCAAGACTCTTATCCCGATTTGAAAGACCGTACATTGAAAAATCCATTAAACTCTCTGCTGAATACATTTAAGGAGAGTCCGCTAGGATCCGCTATTGCTATACCTACTACGGTTGACCGTAAACCTGGGGTTATTCGCAAGGCACACAATGATCTTTCGCTCGTAGCCACTGCGTACTCTCTATATCGCTATGCAGAGAAAAATGGTCGTTACTTACTGACCGTTTCAGAGTTCTACAATCCCGGTCAGACAGAAGGCATCGTTCGCCAGTTCGGTATTGAGCGTGAAGATTTCGAGGCTACTCTCCGTTCTCTTGAGCAGGAGCAGAATCAAGTGCTCCGCGCCGAACTGAAAATGGGGCTTGACAATATTATCCTTCGTGAGGATCTCACCTCAGAAGACATCATCAAACTAATGTTGAAATAA
- a CDS encoding helix-turn-helix transcriptional regulator codes for MKTEDRPIPVNRIKAVLAEKQISAKQLSVAVGKNATTISRWCNNKIQPSVTQLQEIAHILDVDVRELLCPTK; via the coding sequence ATGAAAACTGAAGATAGACCTATTCCGGTAAACCGAATAAAAGCGGTATTGGCAGAAAAACAAATTTCAGCTAAACAGCTTAGTGTCGCTGTTGGTAAAAATGCAACCACAATATCGCGATGGTGTAATAATAAAATTCAGCCGTCAGTTACACAACTTCAAGAAATAGCTCACATCCTTGATGTGGATGTGAGAGAATTATTATGTCCAACTAAGTAA